The Brassica napus cultivar Da-Ae chromosome C1, Da-Ae, whole genome shotgun sequence DNA segment CATTAACGGTTCGTCTAGAGGAAAGGTTATACCGAGTCGAGGGATCCGCCAAGGCGACCCCCTCTCACCCTACATTTTCATACTTTGTAGTGAAGTGCTCTCGGGTCTTTGTAACAAATCACAAGCGGATGGAACGATTCAGGGAATACAAGTGGCTAGGGGGAGTCCCCGGATAAACCATTTACTCTTCGCGGATGATACGATGTTCTTCCTTAAAGCGGATAAAGCTTCCACGATCGCGCTTAAGGCAATTATCACCAAATATGAAGTCGAATCGGGCCAATCAATCAACAGAGAAAAATCGTCTATCACTTTCTCGCGTAAGGCGCCAGCTGAACTGAAGCGTATGATTCACAATATACTCCAAATTCATAAGGAGGGGGGAGTTGGAAAATACCTCGGACTGCCAGAACAGTTTGGGAGACGAAAGCGGGATATCTTCTCCTCGGTGGTGGAGAGAATCAAACAAAAGGCGAGCTCCTGGTCCAATAGACACCTTTCCCCTGCGGGGAAACTGGTGATGGTCCAAAGTGTGTTGACTCCAATACCGAGCTACTCTATGTCGTTCTTCAAGCTGCCTGTCTCCCTATGCAAGCGCATTCAGTCGGCACTAACACGATTTTGGTGGGACGATAGAGGTGGGAAGCGAAAAATGGCCTGGATCTCTTGGCCAAAACTAACCCTCCCAAAGAGTGATGGAGGGCTTGGAGTAAGGGACATTGAAGCCTTTAATGAGGCGTTGTTAGCCAAAGTCAGTTGGAGACTACTGCAGCAACCAGAAGGCCTTTTGGGACGAACCTTACTGAGCAAATACTGCCCAGAGGGTAACTTGCTGACATGCTCACCACCTGGTGCTGCATCACACGGATGGAATAGTATTTTGGCTGGGAGGGATCTTCTAGTCAAGAACTTGGGGTGGTTAGTAGGTGATGGAGCATCTATCAACATCTGGGATGACCCTTGGTTGAGCCTTGAAAAGCCACTACAACCGATGGGTCCAGCTACACAGGCCTCGGCAATGTTGGTCGTGAAAGACCTGATTCATGCTGACAGAGGAGAATGGAATCGTGGCTTAATTCAGACGGTCCTACCACACTGGGAAGACCAAATCCTTTTGCTCCAACCAAGTGTGAGAGGCGCACCAGACATCCTTAAATGGCTAGGTACAAAGAGAGGAGACTACTCTGTCAAGTCAGGGTATCACACGGCCATGAGCGAAGTGAGGGACAAGATTCTAGAGGATGAAGCGACTGCAGAGATCGACTGGAAAAAGACGGTGTGGAATCTTAAGCTTGCCCCGAAAGTCAAAATGTTCATATGGAAAGGCCTGAAAGGAATTCTTCCTACCGGGGAGAGACTGCTTGAACGCCATATCAATGTAGACCCGAGATGCAAGCGATGTGGCTGCTCGGAATCTATCAATCATCTTTTGTTTCACTGTCCTTTTGCCCGGGAGGTCTGGAAGTTGTCCCCTCTTGATGGAAACTTTGAAGTAAGCGGATTGACAGATTTAAGAGCAGATTGGACGGCGGTACACGCGCAGAGATGTCTCCCTCCCGCGGGGGTCTCTGATACGATGCTGGTCCCCTGGATACTCTGGTCGATTTGGAAAGCACGAAACAAGTTTCTCTTTGAGAACTTTGCTGGGAATCCAGCGGACACACTGTCAATGGCTATTGTAGCCGCGCGCGAATGGGTTGGAGCACAACAAGAGAAAGAAGTTAAGAGTTCTCCTACCAGCATACAGGGAACTGAGGAGCAAGTCGACATGGTGATTAGATCTGATGCTGCTTGGTCAGTGACTAACAAATGTGCAGGTTTAGGATGGGTGATGCTCACGCAAGCACAAATCTTACGAGGGCATAAAGGAGCTAGCTTTGTCTCGTCGGCCCTTACTGCAGAGGCGTTGGCGCTCAGAGAGGCGGTAAAATTTGGGCACGACATGAACCTAAAGAGAGTGCGGTTCGAGTCGGACTCTGCGCATCTAATAAAAGCCATCAACAAGAGAGAGCCGTATATGGAGCTGTATGGGATACTGGAGGACATCCTCCGTTTGTTGAATGAGTttgatgttgttgtttttggCTGGATATCTCGAGAGAGTAATGGTGTTGCAGATTTGCTTGCAAAGAACACCTTATCTTTGTATGAACAAGAAGTGGCTGGTGAAGAATTAATTCCTCCACCAAACAATTAAATGGAATGAATGAATGGTAGTTGGtgacaaaaaaaaggagaaTAACAATACTGAATTTAAAAGCATCACTTGTGAGAATATCTCTTGTGTTTTCcaaaaatgaatttaaatatttttaacgctgtataactatattattataaactattaaaaatattaatacagATTATAGTATTTGTATTTAGCTGTAAATGTTATAGATCATATTGTGAATGTCCATAACTGGCCCGATCCATAACCAGCCtatacctagagagagagagagagccagtggcttgagagagagaaaccctagtttcccttTTCCTTATTAGTTTATGAATTGTACTCTTCacatatttgtatttcctttctctagtctttccattattctatgacggtgtaattctcTATATAGAAAgggctccttatgtttatgaataagataTAAATCATAAAGATTCTATTCTcttgtttcacaacacgttatcagcacgattacgctctaaaccctaagctaaagtccgaaccctaaaaccctattcTCATCTCggcgataaaccctaaacccgacgacgaaccctaatctgaTCGAGAACCTAAAATCCCATactcaaggcgttcccgatctcAGCATGCGACCTCAGTTCGTTCCTCAGCTCGCGACTTCAGCCTGTTCGCGAGACACAATCTCAGCCTGCTCGACGCGACCCGATACCGTTCGATAGCCAGCACGTTCACGACCCGATAGCTGCTTGCTCCAGTTCACGACTCGTCTCAGCTTCAATCAGTTCGCGACAGACAGCAACCCGTTCGCGACCCGACAGCAACGATCAGCTCGTGTTCTTCTCTATtcggtggtccattcaacccgaGTTGAGGTTTAGGTAAAACTAAAACCTAAGAACCAAACCCTAAGGCAATAGATCCAATACCTAATAACCTAAATTGAATCTTATTGCTTcattaaaatcgaaaccctaattcccTAAAGC contains these protein-coding regions:
- the LOC106373226 gene encoding uncharacterized protein LOC106373226, coding for MAVKTDMSKAYDRLEWSFITSVLERLGFHQHWIGLIMQCISTVTYSFLINGSSRGKVIPSRGIRQGDPLSPYIFILCSEVLSGLCNKSQADGTIQGIQVARGSPRINHLLFADDTMFFLKADKASTIALKAIITKYEVESGQSINREKSSITFSRKAPAELKRMIHNILQIHKEGGVGKYLGLPEQFGRRKRDIFSSVVERIKQKASSWSNRHLSPAGKLVMVQSVLTPIPSYSMSFFKLPVSLCKRIQSALTRFWWDDRGGKRKMAWISWPKLTLPKSDGGLGVRDIEAFNEALLAKVSWRLLQQPEGLLGRTLLSKYCPEGNLLTCSPPGAASHGWNSILAGRDLLVKNLGWLVGDGASINIWDDPWLSLEKPLQPMGPATQASAMLVVKDLIHADRGEWNRGLIQTVLPHWEDQILLLQPSVRGAPDILKWLGTKRGDYSVKSGYHTAMSEVRDKILEDEATAEIDWKKTVWNLKLAPKVKMFIWKGLKGILPTGERLLERHINVDPRCKRCGCSESINHLLFHCPFAREVWKLSPLDGNFEVSGLTDLRADWTAVHAQRCLPPAGVSDTMLVPWILWSIWKARNKFLFENFAGNPADTLSMAIVAAREWVGAQQEKEVKSSPTSIQGTEEQVDMVIRSDAAWSVTNKCAGLGWVMLTQAQILRGHKGASFVSSALTAEALALREAVKFGHDMNLKRVRFESDSAHLIKAINKREPYMELYGILEDILRLLNEFDVVVFGWISRESNGVADLLAKNTLSLYEQEVAGEELIPPPNN